A window of Pan paniscus chromosome 16, NHGRI_mPanPan1-v2.0_pri, whole genome shotgun sequence genomic DNA:
AGATGCTAAGTCCAGGCTCTTGACAGCTCACTGGAGACGCTGGAATCACCTTCACTGCGCCTGTATCAGCACCCGCCACACAGGCGCACAAATAAACCTTCccagagtgaatgaatgaattaatgactcATCCAGCCCCAGCTGCTTCCGGTGGGTCGGGGGCGTGGCGAGAGCCTGTTTCAGTGGAGGGAGGGCTTATGCATTGCCGAGACGCCGATTATCAGACCTTGACCCTGTCGCTTTCAGAAAAACCACTGGCAGAAGATCCGGACCATGGTCAATCTGCCGGTCATAAGCCCTTTCAAGAAGCGCTACGCCTGGGTGCAGCTGGCAGGGCACACTGGTGAGCCGTGGGGCGGGTGGGCGGGTGCCCGCGACGGGAAGGGGCTGGGCGGCGCTGACGGATGCCGGTCCTCAGGGAGTTTTAAGGCGGCGGGCACCAGCGGGCTGATCCTGAAGCGCTGCTCGGAGCCGGAGCGCTACTGCCTGGCGCGGCTGATGGCTGACGCGCTGCGCGGCTGCGTGCCTGCCTTCCACGGCGTGGTGGAGCGCGACGGCGAAAGCTACCTGCAGCTGCAGGACCTGCTCGATGGCTTCGACGGACCTTGTGTGCTCGACTGCAAAATGGGCGTCAGGTATGCGTGCTCTGCCAGGTCGGTTGGGGGGATCAAGTAGGGGTCCGGGGCCGGGACAACTGCTTGAGGGGGACCCGGGGCGAGTGCTCGAAGGGGTCTCCGTGTGCGCCCCCTCATGCCCTGGCCGCTGCCTGCGCCCCCACAGGACTTACCTAGAGGAGGAGCTGACCAAGGCCCGTGAGCGGCCCAAGCTGCGGAAGGACATGTACAAGAAAATGCTGGCGGTGGATCCTGAAGCTCCCACGGAGGAGGAGCACGCGCAGCGCGCCGTCACCAAGCCGCGCTACATGCAGTGGCGGGAAGGCATCAGCTCCAGCACCACCCTCGGCTTCCGCATCGAGGGCATCAAGGTGAGGCAGGCGCGCTTCGCTGGCACCGCCCCAGCCCCACTGCGCGCTGTCTTTCCCGATCCCCCGCTCCCGCCCCGCCTGCCCCTCCGCCCTCTCCCACCGCCTCGCCGTCCCCTGCAACTGGGAGGTACCGCTGCTCTACGCTGTCCTCTTCCCCACTGGCGGGCCCGGGGCCCCTGACACTCCTGTCCCACATCCAGAAAGCGGACGGCTCCTGCAGCACCGACTTCAAGACTACGCGAAGCCGAGAGCAGGTGCTTCGCGTCTTTGAAGAGTTTGTGCAAGGAGATGAGGAAGTGCTGGTGAGAGCGGGATCCCAAACCCTGAGGTGTTGGGGAGCCTGAAGCCGAGGACTGCCCCTGCCATCTGGCCCAGTGCCctcggctgtgtccccaccatgGCCCTCACCGCGCTGGCTCGCAACTGCTCTACGCTCCTTCCCTTCTGGGCCACGCTGGGCGGGGCCCTGGGTCCTCCTCCTGGCGGCATTTGCCAAGCCCAGCGTGGGTCCCGGCTCCTCATCGTTAGCAGGGGCTCATTTGGCGTTTAGTTAATTtgccctcctctcccaccccaccctctgcAGAGGCGGTATCTGAACCGCCTGCAGCAGATCCGGGACACCCTGGAGGTATCCGAGTTCTTCAGGAGGCACGAGGTAAGCGGCGGCTGCCCGGGTGCCCGGGCCGCGAGGGCTAGGGCGGGAACCCGGCAAGGGCGTCTCTGGGCAGGGCCGCGGCCTGACGGTGCGGGGCTCGCAGGTGATCGGCAGCTCGCTCCTCTTTGTGCACGATCACTGCCATCGCGCCGGCGTGTGGCTCATCGACTTCGGCAAGACCACGCCCCTCCCCGATGGCCAGATCCTGGACCACCGGCGGCCCTGGGAGGAGGGCAACCGCGAGGACGGCTATTTGCTGGGGCTGGACAATCTCATTGGCATCCTGGCCAGCCTGGCTGAGAGATGAGGCTGGACTCCTGTCCCCGCGGGCCGCTCACCTGACATGTGGACCTGCAGCTTTGTCCCCACTGTGCATGCCGGCTTGAGACTGGAGCCCCGCGGTGCAGGGCAGTTCACCGGGTCCTGCAGGGCCAGGCGCCAGCCACTAAGGGGGGGCACCGCCGATGCCAGGGGTTTTGCCCACCCGGGCCCCAGCGTTCCCAGAGCCAAATGACACTAACTTATAGAAGGGGAGGGGGCAAAGGGCTTCTTCCTCAGGCCAGCTCTTCTGAGGAGGCTCTGCCCTCTCCAGAGGTGCCAGACCGTGGATTTTATTTAGCAAGCCTAGACCTTCTGGTCTAACCTCTCACACTACGATGGACTCCCCTTCCTAATAAAACTCAAAGACAAGATGCAGCTTCCTGTGCCTCAGGCCTCAGCCCCTCCCTCCTCTGGCCCCCTCTTCCTCAGTTCCGGTCCCTGGCATCCACAGATCGCTGGAGGATGAGAAGAGCTTTTTATTAGAAGCATCTGCAGGGTGGGGGGTCTGCCCAGATGAAGGACGCTCATAATGGGAGAGCAATCCAGTGCTCCCCATGGACACCTGGGGTGTGTGTAAGGCGGCCTCTGGCCCCAAGATCAAAAGCTGGAAGTGGCTGGGCCCTTCCCTGGGAGGCCTGGGCTGGTTTCCAGCATGGCAAGTGCAGCGCTGCCAGGCCAGCCCCGAGACAGGCCCAGACACACAGCACAGACTGCAGGGAACAGAGGCCGCTGGCATAACAGGCCACCCAGGAGCCTGAGGAGTATAGGGAGGGACCCTCAGTGCCTCAGTCCTTACCCTCAGGGCCCCTTGGGGCTCAGGAGCGATAAGTGGGATTCCAAAGGTTCTGAGGTTGGAGGCCCCTGGATTTGAGGGGCTTGAGGCCAGAGGACAGCCAGGGGCCAAGAGGGCTACCTCCCCAGCTTTTCAACTTCTCTGGACTCAGTTCCTGGGGCTGTGGGGGTCTTAGGCACTCCAAAGATCTGTTCCCCAGCCCAGAAGTCCCTTCCTCCTCTGGGGTGGGCCCCAGCTCCATTGGCAGGAGTGAATTCAGCACATCCGGGTCCTGTAATGGAAGAGTCAGGGAGCAGGGGGGCATAGAGTTTTCTGGCCCTCCCTCCTGACCCACAAGACCAGGATGTTAGATTAGGTCGGGGGCACACCTGAGTGCAGTACTGCAGACGCTCCAAGATGCTGGCAAAGCTAGGGCGGAGCTCAGGCTCGTGCTGCCAACACTGGGTCATGATGCGGTACCTGGGGAGAGGCAGGAGTTCATGCCCACCCATGGTTGTGAAGGACCTCCCTTCCCGGGCAGCACTCAACTCACACAGGCCCTGGGCAGCCCCTAGGAGGGTCCATCCGGCCTCCTCCAACGACGAAGTCCAGCACCTCCTGGTTGGTGCGCCCAGGATAGGGCATGTAGCCCAGTGAGAAGATCTCCCAGAGCAGCACCCCAAAAGACCTGCATCACAAGTGGGGGAACCAAGTGAGGCCCGTCAGGTGTAGCCTCCCCTCACATGAGGTGGCTGGAAAGGACAGGATTAGCCTCAGGGGAGGGGAacagtggggaaggggaggggaagggtgtTATCACCAGGAATCTGTCTTGGATGTGAAGATGCCCTCCAGGAAGGCCTCTGGGGGCATCCACTTGACTGGGAGCAAGGCCCGGTCCCCCCTGCGGTAATAACTGGCCCTACAGGAGGGAGGAGGTGAATGATGAGTTGTTTACCACCAAGGTGCGGGGAAAACCCCCTTGGAGCAAGAGCCTTCCCACCTCCCAAGTCCCGCACCGGTAGATATCCCGTGCCATCCCAAAGTCCCCAATCTTGGCCACTCGGCTGGGTCCAGTGCAGCTCAGCAGGCAGTTCCGGGCGGCAATATCCCTACAGAGTaggcaaaaaaaaatcactgccagAATCTAGAAGTTCTTGCTCTTCCTGATCTATTTCCTTAAAAGCTCTGTGGAAGGGCTGTTCCTTGGGGAGGGAGTTGGGATGGGGGTCCCCTGAGCCAGGACTGCTCCTAACCTGTGGATGAAGTGATTTTCCTCCAGGTAGTGGCAGCCCTGGGCTATGTCCTGGGCCAGCTGCAGCAGGTCCCGCATGACCAGAGGTGATGGCTGGCCCTGGGTCAGGCAGAGGGGGCATCAGTCCATGTAGGTCTCAGACACATGGACAGGGTCTTTAGAGGGGCCTGGGGGGCTGAGACAAGGGTCTCACCAGGTGTGGCCGACTGTGCCTCAGGAAACTCTTCATGTCCCCTCCAGACATCAGTTCCAGCAGAATGAGGCGAGGGGTGGCCCTGAGGCTGAGCCCCACACACCGCACAATGTTCTGATGGCTAAACTTGCTGAGTGGGGTGGGGGACATATCCCGTTACCAGGAGGGAGACGGAAACCATGTTTTAGGCTCCACAAAGCTGGAGAGGCCCTCTGTGTCCCCTGACTTGCTACCTCAGCCTCAGGGTGAAGAGAAGCTGTTCCCGGGCATTCCCCTCCCGCCTTCCAGCCCTGCCCCTGGTCCCAGGTGCACCTGATGATGAGGGCCTCCATGAGGAAATCCAGCTCATCCTGAGGCGAGCAGAGTTCTGGCAGGGTCTGGGGAGGAAAAGGGCACAGTTTCTGAGCTGCCCTGCACGCTTCAGGAGAGGGGGTTAACCCTAGCTCTAGTCattgtccttcccttcagggtgttCCGCTCTCCTACCCCCAGCCAGAAGTCCCACTCCTCTCACCTTGATAGCTACCTGCAGGGGACTGGAGTCCCCAGGAAGGCCAATTACCAGTCCCTCATACACCTCCCCAAAGGCACCATGGCCCAGGGCTCTGTAGGAAGACACGTTGGAAGGGAGTGGGCAGGCGGCCTGGAGAAGAGTCCTAGAGAGTCTAGTACCCCCTTTacctcccctgcccctgccataTGCCCAGCTGACCCTATAGATAGACTCTCTCCATACCATGGCATGTCCCCAGGTAGAAGCCCTGCAAGGGTGATGCTCACTGGCATAGAGCCAGGGCAAAAAAGAGGGCAGATGCGGGCCAGAGTCAAGGTGGGAGTGCATGATGAGGCCTTCCCTGGTCCCTGCAGATGCCCTGGGAGGGAGGCAATCCCTGGGCTCCAAGAgtcatgactttttttcttttttaaacgaagtctcgctctgtcacgcaggctggagtgcaatggcgcgatctcggctcactgcaacctctgcctctcgggttcaagtgattctcctgcctcagtctcccgagtagctgggactacaggcaggtgccacaacgcccagctattttttgtgtttttagtagacacagggtttcaccatgttggccaggctggtcttgaacccctgacctcaggtgatccacctgcctcggcctcccaaagtgctgagattacaggcgccagatcatattctttttttattgagacagagtctcactctgtcgccctggctggagtgcaatggcgcaatctcggctcaccacaacctccgcctcccaggttcaagtgattcttctgcctcagcctcccacgtagctgggattacaggcatgcgccaccatgcccagctaattttgtatttttagtagagatagggtttctccatgttggtcaggctggtctcgaactcccaacctcaggtgacctgcctgcctcgacctcccaaagttctgggattacaggtgtgagccaccacgcccagctgagagATCATATTCTAAGAACTGGGACGGAGAGGTGACATTGAGCAAGTTACTTCCCCTTCTGGAGCTTCTCAGGGCCTCCCTCTCCCTTACACAAGGGATGTGGGCCAGATTTTTTCTGGGACTTATAATTCACTACAGCAGGGAGAGAATCAGAGGTGGGGATTCAGAGTGCATAGGTTCTCAGAAGGAGGCAGAAGACTTACCTGAGCAGAGTAACATTGGCTGGGGAAACCTCGGTGACACCTGGGGGCAGAGGCCAGGACTGGGCCGGGCCAAGCCCCACCTGGCA
This region includes:
- the ITPKA gene encoding inositol-trisphosphate 3-kinase A, producing MTLPGGPTGMARPGGARPCSPGLERAPRRSVGELRLLFEARCAAVAAAAAAGEPRARGAKRRGGQVPNGLPRAPPAPVIPQLTVTAEEPDVPPTSPGPPERERDCLPAAGSSHLQQPRRLSTSSVSSTGSSSLLEDSEDDLLSDSESRSRGNVQLEAGEDVGQKNHWQKIRTMVNLPVISPFKKRYAWVQLAGHTGSFKAAGTSGLILKRCSEPERYCLARLMADALRGCVPAFHGVVERDGESYLQLQDLLDGFDGPCVLDCKMGVRTYLEEELTKARERPKLRKDMYKKMLAVDPEAPTEEEHAQRAVTKPRYMQWREGISSSTTLGFRIEGIKKADGSCSTDFKTTRSREQVLRVFEEFVQGDEEVLRRYLNRLQQIRDTLEVSEFFRRHEVIGSSLLFVHDHCHRAGVWLIDFGKTTPLPDGQILDHRRPWEEGNREDGYLLGLDNLIGILASLAER